One Methylomarinovum tepidoasis DNA window includes the following coding sequences:
- a CDS encoding sugar transferase, producing MKSNAPWDSPLLRACDLILAGGALLAGWPLLLVLLGLGWLDTGAPLFRQVRVGRQGRPFVLYKLRTMRLETPSVATHLADPNAVTRFGRFLRRTKLDELPQLWNVIRGEMSLVGPRPCLPNQKELIEARDRLGVLAARPGITGLAQIRGIDMSQPQQLARVDAEMLRDFSLRAYFRYLWLTLRGRGQGDRVRPT from the coding sequence GTGAAGTCAAACGCGCCGTGGGACAGCCCGCTGCTCCGGGCCTGCGATCTGATCCTGGCCGGTGGCGCGCTGTTGGCGGGCTGGCCGCTGCTGCTGGTGCTGCTGGGCCTGGGGTGGCTGGATACCGGCGCGCCGCTGTTCCGGCAGGTCCGGGTGGGACGGCAGGGCCGCCCTTTCGTGCTCTATAAGCTGCGCACCATGCGCCTGGAAACGCCCTCGGTGGCCACCCACCTGGCCGACCCGAACGCCGTGACCCGCTTCGGCCGCTTCTTGCGCCGCACCAAGCTCGACGAGCTGCCTCAGCTCTGGAACGTGATCCGGGGTGAAATGAGCCTGGTGGGGCCGCGCCCCTGCCTGCCGAATCAGAAGGAGCTGATCGAGGCCCGCGACCGCCTCGGCGTGCTGGCGGCCCGTCCCGGCATCACCGGTCTGGCGCAGATCCGCGGCATCGACATGTCGCAGCCGCAGCAGCTTGCCCGGGTCGATGCGGAAATGCTTCGGGATTTCTCTCTCCGGGCCTACTTCCGCTATCTGTGGCTGACGCTGCGGGGGCGGGGACAGGGAGATCGGGTCCGCCCGACTTGA
- the panD gene encoding aspartate 1-decarboxylase, whose amino-acid sequence MHTTMLKAKLHQARVTHSELLYEGSCAIDGDLLDRAGIHEYEQIHIYNVNNGERFTTYAIRAEAGSGIVSVNGAAARLAAPGDMVIICAYASLDEKELADYQPTLIYLDERNRIVRTGHAIPVQAA is encoded by the coding sequence ATGCATACAACCATGCTCAAAGCCAAGCTCCACCAGGCCCGGGTGACCCATTCCGAACTGCTGTACGAGGGGTCCTGCGCCATCGATGGGGACCTGCTCGACCGGGCCGGGATCCACGAGTACGAACAGATCCACATCTACAACGTCAACAACGGCGAGCGCTTCACCACCTATGCCATCCGCGCCGAGGCCGGATCCGGCATCGTTTCCGTCAACGGTGCCGCCGCCCGCCTGGCCGCTCCCGGTGATATGGTCATCATCTGCGCCTATGCCAGCCTCGACGAAAAGGAGCTGGCGGATTACCAGCCCACCCTCATCTATCTGGACGAGCGCAACCGCATCGTCCGCACCGGCCACGCCATCCCGGTTCAGGCCGCCTGA
- a CDS encoding STAS domain-containing protein, protein MPPTLTETAPGRFELAGEVTFATVTRLWKRSRPQLARCRGSVTLDLGGIEHADSAAFALLLEWLRLARRQGFELRLVHPPERLRTMARAYDLDAILPLHG, encoded by the coding sequence ATGCCCCCGACCCTGACGGAAACCGCTCCCGGCCGCTTCGAGCTCGCCGGTGAGGTGACCTTCGCCACCGTAACCCGGCTGTGGAAACGCAGCCGGCCCCAGCTGGCGCGCTGCCGCGGCAGCGTGACCCTCGACCTCGGCGGCATCGAACACGCCGACAGCGCCGCCTTCGCCCTGTTGTTGGAATGGCTGCGCCTGGCCCGGCGCCAGGGCTTCGAGCTGCGCCTCGTTCATCCGCCCGAGCGCCTGCGGACCATGGCCCGCGCCTACGACCTCGACGCGATCCTGCCTCTTCATGGATAA
- the hisG gene encoding ATP phosphoribosyltransferase, which produces MLTIAVSKGRIYKEALPLLAAASIVPAEDPDTSRKLILPTHRDDVRLLIIRATDVPTYVEYGAADLGIAGKDVLVEHGAEGLYEPLDLGIARCRMMTAGRVGETWNGRRVRVATKYVRTAKRFFAERGIQAEVIKLYGSMELAPLVGLAECIVDLVDTGNTLRANGLEPRDLIMEISSRLVVNKAAMKMKHAAIKRLIADLETAAQPQEAA; this is translated from the coding sequence ATGCTCACCATCGCTGTCTCCAAAGGCCGCATCTACAAGGAAGCCCTGCCGCTGCTGGCCGCCGCCAGCATCGTCCCGGCCGAGGATCCGGACACCTCGCGCAAGCTGATCCTGCCCACCCACCGCGACGACGTCCGCCTGCTCATCATCCGCGCCACCGACGTGCCCACCTACGTGGAATACGGCGCCGCCGACCTTGGCATCGCCGGCAAGGACGTACTGGTGGAACACGGCGCCGAAGGACTCTACGAACCCTTGGATCTCGGCATCGCCCGCTGCCGCATGATGACCGCCGGGCGCGTCGGGGAAACCTGGAACGGGCGCCGGGTGCGGGTGGCCACCAAGTATGTGCGCACCGCCAAACGCTTCTTCGCCGAACGCGGCATCCAGGCCGAGGTCATCAAGCTCTATGGCTCCATGGAGCTGGCGCCTCTGGTGGGCCTGGCCGAGTGCATCGTCGATCTGGTGGACACCGGCAACACCCTCCGGGCCAACGGCCTGGAACCGCGCGATCTGATCATGGAGATTTCCTCGCGCCTGGTGGTCAACAAGGCGGCGATGAAGATGAAACACGCCGCCATCAAACGCCTGATCGCCGATCTGGAAACCGCCGCCCAACCGCAGGAGGCCGCCTGA
- a CDS encoding ABC transporter ATP-binding protein codes for MAASSKVLVKIRGLVFARGRRRIFDGVDMDIRRGSVTAIMGPSGTGKTTLLKLIGGQLRPQAGTIEVDGENVHRLSRRQLYQLRKRMGMLFQSGALLTDLNVFENVAFPLREHTDLPESMIRSLVLMKLEAVGLRGARDLMPSQLSGGMARRVALARAIALDPMMIMYDEPFTGQDPISMGVLVKLIRTLNDALGLTSIVVSHDVAETASISDYVYLISNGKVVGEGTPDDLKGTDSPWVRQFLEGLPDGPVPFHYPAPDYHEDLLRC; via the coding sequence ATGGCTGCATCCTCCAAGGTTCTGGTCAAAATCCGTGGTCTGGTATTCGCCCGCGGCCGGCGCCGGATCTTCGACGGCGTCGACATGGACATCCGCCGCGGCTCGGTGACCGCCATCATGGGCCCCTCGGGCACCGGCAAGACCACCCTGCTCAAACTCATCGGCGGCCAGCTCAGGCCCCAGGCCGGCACCATCGAGGTGGACGGCGAGAACGTCCACCGGCTGTCGCGGCGGCAACTGTACCAGCTTCGCAAGCGCATGGGAATGCTGTTCCAGTCCGGCGCCCTGCTCACCGACCTGAACGTGTTCGAGAACGTCGCCTTTCCCCTGCGCGAACACACCGATCTGCCGGAATCGATGATCCGTTCCCTGGTGCTGATGAAGCTGGAGGCGGTGGGGCTGCGCGGGGCCCGCGACCTGATGCCGTCGCAGCTGTCCGGCGGCATGGCCCGGCGGGTGGCGCTGGCGCGGGCCATCGCCCTCGACCCGATGATGATCATGTACGACGAGCCCTTCACCGGCCAGGACCCGATCTCCATGGGTGTGCTGGTGAAGCTGATCCGTACCCTCAACGACGCCCTGGGGCTGACCAGCATCGTGGTTTCCCACGACGTGGCCGAAACCGCTTCGATCTCGGACTACGTCTACCTGATCTCCAACGGCAAGGTGGTGGGCGAAGGCACCCCGGACGACCTCAAGGGGACCGACTCCCCCTGGGTACGCCAGTTTCTCGAAGGGCTGCCCGACGGCCCGGTGCCGTTCCACTATCCGGCGCCCGACTACCACGAGGACCTGCTGCGATGCTAG
- the mlaD gene encoding outer membrane lipid asymmetry maintenance protein MlaD, which yields MEKSRLIEIWVGIFVAIGLGALFLLAMEVSNLTEFRDQNQGYRLYARFQNIGTLKVRAPVKLAGVPIGRVSRISLDPERYEAVVEMRIQPAYKLPDDSIASIYTSGLLGEQYVGIDAGGSPDYFEDGDEIEITQSALVLEELIGKFLVKSSEKSGTQ from the coding sequence ATGGAAAAAAGCCGTCTCATCGAAATCTGGGTCGGGATCTTCGTCGCCATCGGCCTGGGAGCCCTGTTCCTGCTGGCGATGGAGGTCAGCAACCTGACCGAGTTCCGCGACCAGAACCAGGGCTATCGCCTCTACGCCCGGTTCCAGAACATCGGCACCCTCAAGGTCAGGGCCCCGGTCAAACTCGCCGGGGTGCCGATCGGACGGGTCTCCCGGATCTCCCTGGACCCGGAGCGGTACGAGGCGGTGGTGGAAATGCGCATCCAGCCGGCGTACAAACTGCCTGACGACAGCATCGCCAGCATCTACACTTCCGGGTTGCTGGGGGAACAATACGTCGGCATCGACGCCGGCGGCAGTCCCGATTACTTCGAAGACGGCGACGAGATCGAGATCACCCAGTCCGCCCTGGTGCTGGAGGAGCTGATCGGCAAGTTTCTGGTGAAATCCTCGGAAAAGAGCGGCACCCAATAA
- the mlaE gene encoding lipid asymmetry maintenance ABC transporter permease subunit MlaE: MLGALQRLGATSLGAFAKLGRANLFFLLALTGIPEVLRRPGLLIRQMYMVGALSILLISLSGFFVGMVLGLQGYNVLSDFGAEESLGVMVAASLVRELGPVVTALLFSGRAGSALTAEIGLMKATEQLSGMEMMAVDPMKRVITPRLLAGILSMPLLAELFTYIGIYGGYLVGVPMLGVDEGSFWSQMQATIDFREDIVNSVIKSLVFGLLVTWIAVFEGYDAVPTSEGVSRATTRSVVYSAFAVLGSDFILTALMFGE, from the coding sequence ATGCTAGGGGCGTTACAACGGCTCGGCGCCACCTCCCTCGGTGCCTTCGCCAAGCTGGGACGGGCCAACCTGTTCTTCCTGCTGGCCCTGACCGGTATCCCCGAAGTCCTGCGCCGGCCGGGGTTGCTGATCCGGCAGATGTATATGGTGGGGGCGCTTAGCATCCTGCTGATTTCGCTGTCCGGCTTCTTCGTCGGCATGGTGCTGGGATTGCAGGGTTACAACGTGCTGTCGGACTTCGGCGCCGAGGAATCCCTGGGGGTCATGGTGGCTGCCTCCCTGGTGCGGGAGCTGGGTCCGGTGGTCACCGCCCTGCTGTTCTCGGGCCGCGCCGGCTCGGCCCTGACGGCGGAAATCGGGCTGATGAAAGCCACCGAACAGCTCTCGGGGATGGAAATGATGGCGGTCGATCCCATGAAGCGGGTCATCACCCCCCGCCTTCTGGCCGGCATCCTGTCGATGCCGCTGCTGGCCGAGCTGTTCACCTACATCGGCATCTACGGCGGCTATCTGGTCGGGGTGCCCATGCTGGGGGTGGACGAGGGTTCGTTCTGGTCGCAGATGCAGGCCACCATCGACTTCCGCGAGGACATCGTCAACAGCGTCATCAAGAGCCTGGTGTTCGGCCTTCTCGTCACCTGGATCGCGGTGTTCGAAGGCTACGACGCCGTCCCCACCTCGGAAGGGGTCAGCCGCGCCACCACCCGCTCGGTGGTCTATTCCGCCTTCGCCGTCCTGGGATCGGACTTCATTTTGACCGCCCTGATGTTTGGAGAATAA
- a CDS encoding DUF2905 domain-containing protein, with protein MEGGKFFIYLGIFLLAMGLILTYVPNLLSWFGRLPGDIRIQDENKFIFIPITSMIIVSLILTLLVNLFLRR; from the coding sequence ATGGAAGGTGGTAAATTCTTCATCTACCTGGGAATCTTCCTGCTGGCGATGGGACTGATCCTGACCTACGTCCCCAATCTGCTGAGCTGGTTCGGGCGGCTGCCAGGGGATATCCGGATTCAGGACGAAAACAAGTTCATTTTCATCCCCATCACCTCGATGATCATCGTCAGCCTGATCCTGACCCTGCTCGTGAACCTGTTCCTGCGCCGGTGA
- the murA gene encoding UDP-N-acetylglucosamine 1-carboxyvinyltransferase, with translation MDKLRIRGGTPLEGEVAISGAKNAALPILAATLLTEHPVTLSNVPDLRDITTLIALLQGMGVQCARAGDTVSTDAGHINRPVAPYELVRTMRASILVLGPLLARCGEAVVSLPGGCAIGARPVDLHLKGLTAMGADIRVEGGDIHARAPRLRGCRLVLDQVTVTGTENLLMAAVLAEGTTVIENAAREPEVTDLARFLVKLGARIDGIGTDVLTIEGVTALDGHSVHYPVLPDRIETGTYLTAAAITGGRIRTTRTDPKLLEAVLLKLAEAGGRIELGPDWIELAMPGRPKAVSFHTAPYPGFPTDMQAQLMALNCIAEGVGIVTETIFENRFMHVLELRRLGAQIAIEGHTAVCTGVERLTGAPVMATDLRASASLVLAALAAEGETVIDRIYHIDRGYERIETKLARLGADIQRI, from the coding sequence ATGGATAAGCTGCGTATCCGCGGCGGCACCCCGCTGGAAGGGGAAGTCGCCATCTCCGGCGCCAAAAACGCCGCCCTGCCCATCCTCGCCGCCACCCTGCTGACCGAACACCCGGTCACCCTCAGCAACGTGCCGGACCTGCGGGACATCACCACCCTCATCGCCCTGCTGCAGGGCATGGGGGTGCAGTGCGCGCGCGCCGGCGACACCGTCAGCACCGACGCCGGCCACATCAACCGTCCAGTGGCGCCCTACGAGCTGGTGCGCACCATGCGCGCCTCCATCCTGGTGCTCGGCCCGCTGCTGGCCCGCTGCGGCGAGGCGGTGGTGTCCCTACCCGGCGGCTGCGCCATCGGCGCCCGCCCGGTGGACCTGCACCTGAAGGGATTGACGGCCATGGGCGCTGACATCCGGGTCGAGGGCGGCGACATCCACGCCCGCGCCCCGCGCCTGCGGGGCTGCCGCCTGGTGCTGGACCAGGTCACCGTCACCGGAACCGAAAACCTGCTGATGGCGGCGGTGCTGGCGGAAGGCACCACGGTGATCGAAAACGCCGCCCGCGAACCGGAAGTGACCGACCTGGCCCGTTTCCTGGTCAAACTGGGAGCCCGAATCGACGGCATCGGCACCGACGTTCTCACCATCGAGGGGGTGACCGCCCTGGACGGCCACAGCGTCCACTATCCGGTGCTGCCCGACCGCATCGAAACCGGCACCTACCTGACCGCCGCGGCCATCACCGGCGGCCGCATTCGCACCACCCGTACCGATCCGAAACTGCTGGAGGCGGTGCTGCTGAAACTGGCCGAGGCCGGGGGCCGCATCGAGCTCGGCCCCGACTGGATCGAGCTGGCCATGCCTGGCCGTCCCAAGGCGGTGTCCTTCCACACCGCCCCCTACCCCGGCTTTCCCACCGACATGCAGGCCCAGCTCATGGCCCTCAACTGCATCGCCGAAGGCGTCGGCATCGTCACTGAAACCATCTTTGAGAACCGTTTCATGCACGTGCTGGAACTGCGCCGCCTCGGCGCCCAGATCGCCATCGAGGGGCACACCGCCGTCTGCACCGGCGTCGAGCGCCTCACCGGCGCCCCGGTGATGGCCACCGACCTGCGCGCCTCGGCCAGCCTGGTGCTCGCCGCCCTGGCGGCCGAGGGTGAAACCGTCATCGATCGGATTTATCATATCGACCGCGGTTACGAACGCATCGAAACCAAGCTCGCCCGCCTGGGCGCCGACATTCAACGTATCTAG
- a CDS encoding bile acid:sodium symporter family protein → MSERLTRLFPLWAAALAACALWQPQWWAPAKVAIVPLLALVMFAMGLSLTWGHFRAILARPGIVLLGVGLQFLIMPAAAYLIGQGLGLATAHLAGLVLVGSSAGGTASNVICYLARGNVALSVLMTLTSTLAAVAATPLLTWVYLHQQVPVPATSMLLSIGQIVVLPLAAGVACNTWMGRHIAPLRRSGPLVASLAIAVIIAIIVALNRETLLQAGAPVMLAVVLHNLTGLALGYWIPALFGLDPVTRRTLAIEVGMQNSGLSVALAVEYFSPAAALPGALFSLWHNLSGSLLAGWWRRR, encoded by the coding sequence GTGAGCGAACGGCTGACGCGCCTTTTCCCCCTGTGGGCGGCGGCGCTGGCCGCCTGCGCCCTGTGGCAGCCTCAGTGGTGGGCGCCGGCCAAAGTCGCCATCGTCCCCCTGCTGGCCCTGGTGATGTTCGCCATGGGACTGTCGCTCACTTGGGGACACTTTCGCGCGATCCTGGCCCGGCCGGGCATCGTCCTGCTGGGTGTGGGACTCCAGTTTCTGATCATGCCCGCCGCGGCTTATCTGATCGGCCAGGGGCTGGGGCTTGCGACCGCCCACCTGGCAGGGCTGGTGCTGGTGGGCAGCAGCGCCGGCGGCACCGCCTCCAACGTCATCTGCTACCTGGCTCGGGGCAACGTCGCCCTGTCGGTACTGATGACCCTGACCTCGACCCTGGCGGCGGTGGCGGCCACCCCGTTGCTGACCTGGGTCTATCTGCACCAGCAGGTGCCGGTCCCGGCAACCTCCATGCTCCTTAGCATCGGCCAGATCGTGGTGCTGCCCCTGGCCGCCGGCGTGGCCTGCAACACCTGGATGGGACGGCACATCGCCCCCCTGCGCAGAAGCGGCCCCTTGGTGGCGAGCCTGGCCATCGCCGTCATCATCGCCATCATCGTCGCCCTCAACCGGGAGACGCTGCTGCAGGCTGGCGCTCCGGTCATGCTGGCGGTGGTGCTCCACAACCTCACCGGTCTGGCGCTGGGTTACTGGATTCCGGCCCTGTTCGGGCTCGACCCGGTCACCCGCCGGACCCTCGCCATCGAGGTTGGAATGCAGAATTCCGGTCTGAGCGTGGCCCTGGCGGTCGAATACTTCTCCCCCGCCGCCGCCCTGCCGGGGGCGCTGTTCAGCCTGTGGCACAATCTGTCCGGCTCGCTGCTGGCCGGCTGGTGGCGCCGACGATGA
- the hisD gene encoding histidinol dehydrogenase, producing MMSIQIPRLDSRNPDFSAQLEQLLAWHEAFDDNVHRTVVEILKSVRREGDAAVLDYTRRFDRLEAASVAELELDAARQELALATIPAEQRQALEAAAARIRTYAEHQKLTSWEYRDERGNRLGQKITPLDRVGLYVPGGKAAYPSSVLMNAIPARVAGVGELVMTVPTPDGEINDLVLAAARIAGVDRIFRIGGAQAVAALAYGTETIPQVNKIVGPGNIYVATAKKLVFGQVGIDMIAGPSEILIIADGSTDPDWIAMDLFSQAEHDEDAQAILLCPDPAYLDRVAASIEKLLPTLERREVIAASLQKRGALIQVQNLQEACAIANRIAPEHLELSVAEPEALLLEIRHAGAVFMGPYTAEALGDYCAGPNHVLPTSGTARFSSPLGVYDFQKRTSVIECTEDGASPLAETAKVLAEGEGLTAHARSAGYRIRHET from the coding sequence CTGATGTCCATCCAAATCCCCAGGCTCGACAGCCGCAATCCCGATTTTTCCGCTCAACTGGAACAACTTCTGGCCTGGCACGAGGCATTCGACGACAACGTCCACCGTACCGTGGTGGAAATCCTCAAAAGTGTGCGGCGCGAAGGCGACGCCGCGGTGCTCGACTACACCCGTCGCTTCGATCGCCTGGAAGCGGCCAGCGTGGCGGAACTGGAACTGGACGCCGCCCGCCAGGAACTGGCCCTGGCCACCATTCCCGCCGAACAAAGACAAGCCCTGGAAGCCGCCGCCGCGCGCATCCGCACCTATGCCGAGCACCAGAAGCTGACATCGTGGGAATACCGCGACGAACGGGGCAACCGGTTGGGACAGAAGATCACCCCCCTGGACCGGGTCGGCCTCTACGTTCCCGGCGGCAAGGCCGCCTATCCCTCCTCGGTGCTGATGAACGCCATCCCCGCCCGGGTGGCTGGCGTCGGCGAACTGGTCATGACCGTCCCCACCCCGGACGGCGAAATCAACGACCTGGTGCTGGCGGCGGCCCGCATCGCCGGCGTCGACCGCATCTTCCGCATCGGCGGCGCCCAGGCCGTGGCCGCGCTCGCCTACGGCACCGAAACCATCCCGCAGGTAAACAAGATCGTCGGCCCCGGCAACATCTACGTGGCCACCGCAAAGAAGCTGGTGTTCGGTCAGGTGGGCATCGACATGATCGCCGGTCCCTCGGAAATCCTCATCATCGCCGACGGCAGCACCGATCCCGACTGGATCGCCATGGACCTGTTCTCCCAGGCCGAGCACGATGAGGACGCCCAGGCCATCCTGCTGTGTCCCGATCCGGCCTATCTGGACCGCGTCGCCGCCAGCATCGAAAAGCTGCTGCCGACTCTGGAACGGCGCGAGGTCATCGCCGCCTCGCTGCAGAAGCGCGGAGCATTGATCCAGGTGCAGAATCTGCAGGAAGCCTGCGCCATCGCCAACCGCATCGCCCCCGAGCACCTGGAACTGTCGGTGGCCGAGCCCGAGGCGCTGCTGCTGGAGATCCGCCACGCCGGCGCCGTGTTCATGGGCCCTTACACCGCCGAGGCCCTGGGCGACTACTGCGCCGGTCCCAACCACGTCCTGCCCACTTCCGGTACCGCCCGCTTTTCCTCGCCGCTGGGGGTCTACGACTTCCAGAAGCGCACCTCGGTGATCGAATGCACCGAGGACGGCGCCTCCCCCCTGGCCGAAACCGCCAAAGTGCTGGCCGAGGGGGAAGGACTGACCGCCCACGCCCGTTCCGCCGGCTACCGGATCCGCCATGAGACCTGA